The sequence below is a genomic window from Haematobia irritans isolate KBUSLIRL chromosome 3, ASM5000362v1, whole genome shotgun sequence.
ccttAGCTCTTgatttgttgctggcttatcgacgtacaccttttctttcaaataaccccaaagaaaaaagtccaacggtgtcaaatcacatgatcttggcggccaattgacatcgccattacgtgagataacacggccattgaatttgttgcgcaaaagagccattgtttcgttagctgtgtgacaAGTggaaccgtcctgctgaaaccatatatcgtccacatccatatcttccaattcgggccataaaaagttcgttatcatctcacgatagcgaacaccgaaCTGCCTGacgggcctcattttggaaaaaaaatacggcccgatgatgccgccagcccataatccgcaccaaacagtcactctttgtggtttTTCGACGATCACTCTTGAAttttcattcgcccaaatgcggcaattctgtttattgactaatctactgaggtgaaaatgtgcctcatcactgaagatgaaggtgcacgatatgcattttgatttgaacgcccattttcataataagtctggataacttcAACACGTTGCTgggttgtgtatctctccatggttcaaattgagtaagtctgaaatagagaaatgtcaaacaaaattcggaaaaaaacttggcgtttaggtgtggttcacattcaacatcggcccttacaatttaaccacccgtggtgcaatggttagcatgcccgccttgcatacacaaggtcgtgggttcgattcctgcttcgaccgaacaccaaaaagtttttcagcggtggattatcccacctcagtaatgctggtgacatttctaagggtttcaaagcttctctaagtggtttcactacaatgtggaatgccgttcggactcggcaataaaaaggaggtcccttgtcattgagcttaacatggaatcggacagcactcagtgataagagagaagttcaccaatgtggtatcacaatggactgaatagtctaagcgatacatcgggctgccacctaacctaacctaactaaacctaaccaccctttatatgggagctatatctagatctgaaccgatttcaataaaatttggcacacttgactacactgcttattgtactcctagtgcaaaatttcaaccaaattggggtaaaactctggcttctgggaccgtattagtccatatcgacctagactttgaacaaaaatgtgttcacggacagacggacatggctatatcgactcaggagcccaccctgagcatttttgccaaagacaccatgtgtctatctcgtctccttctgggtattgcaaacatatgcactaacttataataccctgttccacagtgtggcgcagggtataaaaattaacaaacttttctatagaaaccaaattttgacaaaattttttatagaaatgaaattttgacaaaattttttatagaaatgaaattttgacaaaatgttttatagaaataaaattttgacaaaattttctatagaaatgaaattttgacaaaattttctatagaaatgaaattttgacaaaattttctatagaaatgaaattttgacaaaattttctatagaaatgaaatttcgacaaaattttctatagaaatgaaattttgacaaaattttctatagaaatgaaattttgaaaaaattttctatagaaataaaattttgacaaaattttctatagaaataaaaatttgacaaaattttctatagaaataaaattttgacacaattttctatagaaataaaattttgacaaaattttctatagaaataaaattttgacacaattttctatagaaataaaattttgacaaaattttctatagtaatacaatgttgacaaaattttctatagaaataaaattttgacaacattttctatagaattaaaattttgataaaattttctatagaaataaaattttgacaaagttttctaaagaaataaaattttgacaaaattttctatagagcgtgattcctctatcttcattcgttttgtttgtttttgttggcttctcttcaatcgttattgttgtttttgatctcagcttaaagccatgcattgactaaactacaagtgtagcttaaccaacagaggaaaagaatgtttgtcaaatttatttggacaaagccctatagactgcaagatggttggataggttaggttaggttcggttatgtggcagcccgatgtatcaggctcacttagactattcagtccattgtgataccacagtggtgaacttctctcttatcactgagtgctgcacgattccatgttaagctcaatgacaagggacctcctttttatagccgagtgcgaacggcgttccacattccagtgaaaccacttagagaagctttggaaccctcagaaatgtcaccagcattactgaggtgggataatccaccgctgaaaaactttttggtgttcggtcgtagcaggaatcgaacccacgaccttgtgtatgcaaggcgggcatgctaaccattgcaccgcaaATGGttgaatgctaaccattgcaccgcatggttttaagctgaaatcaaaaacaacaacacagaaataaaattttgacaaaattttctatagaaataaatttggacaaaattttctgtagaaataaatttggacaaaattttctatagaaataaaattttgacaaaattttctatagaaataaaattttgacaaaattttctatagaaataaaatgttgaccgaattttctatagaaataaattttgacaaaattttctgtagaaataaaaatttgacaaatttttctatagaaataaaattttgacaaaattttctatagaaataattttttagaatacaatatcttttaaaaatgtttcgtaTTATTTCATTCTATCATTGTTATcatgaaaacatttaaaattcgtcaaacataaaaatatatcgtCTATAGTGGCTCGTTGTACAAGGACCTTAGTTTTTTCGTGACCTCTGATTCCGATATGCTTCAGCATTCAAATGtgttcactaatttaaaattaatttagttttgcttgatttattttatgaatcttaAAGTATGCTTATTCACATTTTACTATCGAATTTTGTTTTCAGGTTCACTTTGTGGAAGATTTGAAAACCTTCATAATGATCTACGACTACTACCTATCACTTCCAGATCTGGAAATACAAGACATACCCTATATCAATGGGGGTGTCATACAAATAATTGATATGgagggattttctatgggtcacTTGAGACGTATATCTCTGAGGGCTTTTGCGGTAGTTTTGCaatatctacaaaatttttgtcctggAACCGTTAAGGGTATACACTTGATAAATTGTCCCGTTTATGTAAATGTCCTCTTTACAATGCTTAAACCATTTCTAAGCAAAGATTTTATTGAAGTGGtaagtttatatatattttttacatttataaattaaaattagatttttaattaaaaaatcaatatttttttatatattgagattttgttgttttttcttaaatatttcgcaatttgaaaataaattatttgatattaattaaattcaatagataaaaaatgaaaacaatctGATAAAAAGTTTATAGAGTTTTTTTCTGTATTGCAAGATAAAAAGaagacaataataataaaaacaaaaaagtgaaaaaaaatacttcctgaagaagcaattcaaatAGTTTGCCAAATACTTAAGAGAAGTACACtccaaaaacattttcttaaattaaaataaaattaaaaatcttaatatatgaaatattttttttttaatatttgtctaCTTTACAGTTCCACTTTCACAATGATGGAATGGGAAACCTTTGCGAATATGTTCCTCGAGAAATGCTTGTTGAAGAGTATGGTGGAAATGCTGGTAAAATATCCAAATTATCTGACGATATATTAAGCGGTgttcgatcgaaaagaaactacCTAATGGATCCAAATTATTGGACGAGTTCACAATGAAAATGTgtgttttgaaataaattaccaacttaaatataaataatatttgtaaataatttttatgttaaCCTGATATTATTGCTGGTTGGTTTTTCATCCAAATTAATTATTCTACATATCGTTATtattgtcacaatggactgaatagtctaagtgagcctgaaatttaatcgggctgccacgttAACctattattgaaaagaaaatgccagataccaatcaATACAAGCCTGTGGAGTAGATCTTGCTGGCAAAAAAGTatagaatacaaaaaatataaaattataatgaaattaaaattttgtcaaaattttattcccatagaaaactttgtcaaaattttatttctatagaaaattttgtcaaaatgttatttctataaaattttttgtcaaaattgtatatctatagaaaattttatttctatataaaatcccagcaaaaaaaccgtagccaaaaaaatagtgaaaatgttctttttggcgaataagcgatgattttaaccagggatccggagcggtccatttttttcgctccgctccgctcccgctccggagaaaaaaaatcgctccgctccgagaaaaaaaaaatcgctccgctccgctcctcttcgagaaaaatcgggcggtacatatatatgggagctatagctaaatctgggaaaatcgggcgatacatatatatgagagctatatctaaatctgaaccgatttggatgaaattttgcagacttgaagggcgatgaaaaagattaccttttgccaaatttggcgacgatccgtttgaaaaaaagcacagcgtgaccccatttgtcgaaatcgggcgatacatatttatgggagctatatctaaatttgatccgatttcttccaaattcaatagcgttcgtcgttgtgcccaaaaactccctgtaccaaatttcatcaaaatcgcttaataattgccaccgaaatcctgtgaacaacaaatacatggacagacggacggacggacaccaagcgctagatcgactcaggaggtgattctgagtcgatcggtatatattttatggggtctaaaatcaatatttctggtaggcacattttttggcagatcaaatttattataccctaaccactatgtggtttagggtataatgactttaaaacaatgtgttgaaacattttattaattttgaagattttttcagaaatattaaatccattttgacttcattaaaacgaaattttcattcatgttaggatacacatttttatgtcgaatcacttagctataaggacaaactgacttcattgaaaagtttagagacttttagacaaggaaaaaactttatatcagagaaatacgtcttctattctaagcaaaattcgtattcgtattttaagcatgtgaaatatttggcctcccgacaatattctttgcggtgcaccatctactatttaatatgtgatagaaaccaaatttatgaaaatggaccaaaatggaccaaatttaaaaattagaaatcttttggaccaattttggtccgatcggaccaaaacggcaacgctgattggaattgaaagtctatacacagagtagaagtaactactctccgaaagttttttttttgttttgcaacagacgtagagaaaaggttttgtaatatttgttgatttgacttaaaaatgggtatcttaacatgaaacaaaaaatttataggctatggtcaatttgactttaataattcagaaaaattctttaaatttaatgaaattgtctttaaatttgttgtctttttgcatattgactacaaagcaaaaaatctttcaaatataggacatgtttttcaaaactttattttaaagaagttttttacttcaaacatagcataatttctactggaagtcgagtcctaatttggaaaataaagttgccgttaactcgtttttaaaggactttgatagcatatgaagaaaaaaagctgagaaagcgaaaaattaaaatttgcttcctagaagcaagtacacaaaacctaaatttaaaagagaattgtgttttaaaagtgtccttgcttgtattctccgcttctttggctcggaatcaataccaaattttttaaagtaaagacaaaatctttggaaccgagtatgctttttttcagtgtatgtttgcaacaacctccatcgaaatcagtccgtggtatacctacgaatattcttactcagatctagtgttacctaatttcgcttttttcccctttattgtaaaaatacattttcgaacagcgtttttaagaaatgttcgttctcaaaaacgTAGATAACatacaataataaaatcaagtcattagttttcaatgtgagaaaaaattaaaataaatgtatatgcgcatatttttcaaccaaaattgaaactatccataattttaattaaattttcgagaactaatatcagaaataagagaatgctagggtatagtacaatagtaaagcaaatatgaatgtccttacactgaaaaaacgcatgcccggttccaaagattttgtctttactttaacagtttgggtattaattccgagccaaagaagcggagaatacaagtaaggatactttaaagacgcaattctcttttaaatttgggggttatgtacttgcttctaggaagcaaatgctaatttttaattttttttagatttttttcgtcagttgttatcaaaatcctttaaaaacgagttaacgacaattttattttccatattaagactcgacttccagtagaaattatgctatgtttcaagtaacaagcgtctttaatataaagtgttgaaaaacttgtcttattttttaacgattttttgctttgtaggcaagatgcaaaaaggaaacaaatttaaatacaattttattaattttaaagaatttttcttaattattaaagtcacgttgaccttacctcaaaaattttatctttcatgttatgatacacatttttaagtaaaatcactttattataaggacattacaacttcattcaaaagtttattgacttttggacaaggaaaaaaactttattttagagaaatgcgtcttccatgttaagcatttgcatttgcattcttattcgaaggacatgaaatctttgacttcacgacaatatttttttcagtgtagaaaactaaaaaattaaatataaataagattgtttaattgcatttatttggcgttccttacaaacatctttgtagtaatacgggatgaaattgatcgaaagtactgttgttacttttacaacacatactagagatatattttgacatttgccgtttttgaaaacaattactaaaaaacactttgtgttttccccaatgtacgtacgtacaaaaatacatatcgtacattttaaacgtttactcacactacgctaagtactaagtaatttcaaagttacacatttcattcaagtaatattttattcggagcggagcggtttttcatttggaaaccgctccgctcccgctccgctccggattttagaaatgccgctcccgctccgctcccgctccggcaaaaaaagggcttgctccgctccgctccacgctccgctccgctccggatccctgattttaacatggggttgtcatagTACGGATGTCCACActttcaacagacgttgcattgaatttgtatcacttcttaaagtgtgatgcgaatcaagtgatttggatgtgaataaagaaaatttgtgatattttgacgaatagtaaatatatatatatttttttttttttaatttttttatgatttttaatgcattacaacgcttgtctggaacgtttgacatcaaatattttcaaaaattcgcaatttttctagaaaagaattagcatttttttcggcaaaatttaaataatttgcaccattctattaatttttaatctgtttttaacctattttaaacaataaacatttaaatttcccattaaaaatataaaaaatgactcaaatgaacttcctgtgcagttaaaataaagaacatctttgggaggacatttttggaagtgcttttaatgttgtgccttaagaagaacttccaaattttttgctgggatattgtcaaaattttatttctatagaaaactttatcaaaattttatttatttagaaacttttgtcaaaattttatttctatagaaaatttcgttaaaatttcatttctataga
It includes:
- the LOC142230464 gene encoding alpha-tocopherol transfer protein-like, with the protein product MNINIYGDTEQEKNIDYLQKWFEENACLPNKIDRIYLTRFYYRASENVEETKKLLEGNFCLRRKYPNIFFNRDPEGEDTYNTTTYAYIVALPGQTPDKNRVKLFKLKDPNPNMVHFVEDLKTFIMIYDYYLSLPDLEIQDIPYINGGVIQIIDMEGFSMGHLRRISLRAFAVVLQYLQNFCPGTVKGIHLINCPVYVNVLFTMLKPFLSKDFIEVFHFHNDGMGNLCEYVPREMLVEEYGGNAGKISKLSDDILSGVRSKRNYLMDPNYWTSSQ